From one Equus asinus isolate D_3611 breed Donkey chromosome 5, EquAss-T2T_v2, whole genome shotgun sequence genomic stretch:
- the LOC106845714 gene encoding olfactory receptor 5H2-like: protein MERENATLLTEFILTGLTYQPEWHIPLFLVFLLVYFITIVGNLVLIVLIWNDPQLHIPMYFFLGSLAFVDAWISSTVTPKMLVNFFAMHKIISLSECRIQFFSFAVSVTTECFLLATMAYDRFVAICKPLLYPVIMTSRLCLRLLVLSFLGGFLHAFIHIGFLFRLTFCKYNIIHHFYCDIMPLCRISCTDSSINVLMVFIFSGSIQVFTILTVLVSYTLVLFTILKRKSAQGIRKAFSTCGAHLFSVSLYYGPLLFMYLRPGSAQADDQDMADSLFYNVFIPLLNPIIYSLRNKKVIDSLAKMLKRNG, encoded by the coding sequence ATGGAAAGGGAAAACGCAACGTTGCTGACAGAGTTTATTCTCACAGGACTTACATATCAACCAGAGTGGCACATCCCCCTGTTCCTGGTGTTCTTGCTTGTATATTTCATCACCATCGTGGGGAACCTTGTTCTGATTGTTCTCATATGGAATGACCCTCAACTTCACATCCCTATGTACTTCTTCCTTGGGAGTTTGGCTTTTGTGGACGCTTGGATATCATCCACAGTGACCCCCAAGATGCTGGTCAACTTCTTTGCCATGCATAAGataatctctctctctgaatgcaggatacaatttttttcctttgcagtcaGTGTAACCACAGAATGTTTTCTCTTGGCAACAATGGCATATGATCGCTTTGTGGCCATATGCAAACCATTGCTTTATCCGGTGATTATGACCAGTAGACTATGCCTCAGGCttttagttttatcatttttaggTGGCTTTCTTCATGCCTTTATCCATATAGGTTTTTTATTTAGATTAACCTTCTGTAAATATAACATAATACATCACTTTTACTGTGATATTATGCCATTATGTAGAATTTCCTGTACTGACTCTTCAATTAATGTTCTGATggtatttattttctctggatCAATACAAGTGTTCACCATTCTGACTGTTCTTGTCTCTTATACACTTGTTCTCTTTACAATCTTAAAAAGGAAGTCTGCACAAGGCATCAggaaagccttctccacctgtggagcccatctcttctctgtctctttataCTATGGCCCTCTTCTCTTCATGTATCTGCGCCCTGGATCTGCACAAGCAGATGACCAAGATATGGCGGACTCTCTATTTTACAATGTCTTCATTCCTTTGTTAAATCCAATTatctacagcctgagaaacaaGAAAGTCATAGATTCACTGGCAAAAATGCTAAAGAGAAATGGTTAG
- the LOC106845713 gene encoding olfactory receptor 5H2-like, which produces MDTKNATLLTKFVLTGLTHQQEWQIPLFMVFLVIYLITIVGNLGLTALICNEPHLHTPMYLFLGSLAFTDAWISSTVTPKMLVNFFIKSKRISLSECMMQFFSFSFSASTECFLLAAMAYDRYVAICNPLIYQMTMTNRLCIQLLVSSFVCGLIHSAFHVLFLLRLTFCNSYIIHHFYCDIMPLFKISCTDPSVNVLMVFISSGSIQVFTILIVLVSYTLVLFTILKRKSVQGIRKAFSTCGAHLLSVSLYYGPLLFMYVRPGSTQADDQDMMDSLFYTVIIPLLNPIIYSLRNKKVIDSLVKMLKRNV; this is translated from the coding sequence ATGGACACTAAAAATGCAACACTGCTGACAAAGTTTGTTCTCACAGGACTTACACATCAACAGGAGTGGCAAATCCCCCTGTTTATGGTGTTCTTGGTGATATATCTCATCACCATTGTGGGAAACCTTGGACTGACTGCACTCATCTGCAATGAGCCTCACcttcacactcccatgtacttgTTCCTTGGGAGTTTAGCCTTCACGGATGCTTGGATATCATCCACAGTGACCCCAAAGATGCTGGTCAACTTCTTTATCAAGAGCAAGAGGATATCTCTCTCTGAATGCAtgatgcaatttttttctttttcattcagtgCAAGCACAGAATGTTTCCTTTTGGCAGCAATGGCAtatgatcgctatgtggccataTGCAACCCTTTAATTTATCAAATGACTATGACCAATAGACTATGCATCCAACTGTTAGTCTCATCATTTGTGTGTGGCCTTATTCATTCTGCATTTCATGTACTTTTTTTACTCAGATTAACCTTCTGTAATTCTTACATAATACATCACTTTTATTGTGACATCATGCCATTGTTTAAGATTTCCTGTACTGACCCTTCGGTTAATGTTCTGATGGTTTTTATCTCCTCTGGGTCAATACAGGTGTTCACCATCCTGATAGTTCTTGTATCGTATACACTTGTTCTCTTTACAATCTTAAAAAGGAAGTCTGTACAAGGCATCAggaaagccttctccacctgtggagCCCATCTCTTATCTGTCTCTTTATACTATGGCCCTCTTCTCTTCATGTATGTGCGCCCTGGATCAACACAAGCAGATGACCAAGATATGATGGACTCTCTATTTTACACTGTCATCATTCCTTTGTTAAATCCAATAATCTACAGCCTGAGAAATAAGAAAGTCATAGATTCACTGGTCAAAATGTTAAAGAGAAATGTTTAG